The Fimbriimonadaceae bacterium nucleotide sequence AAAAGCGGCCGATGCCGGGGATGAGGTTCAAGAGTCCCGCCACGACGCGGCTCTTGTCGCTCTTCGGTACCGCCCCCGGCGATGCCAGCCAGTCTTTCTGGGTGCGGAAGGCGGTGTACTCAAAGCGGGCCGGGCTCGGAGGAACCGGCAACGTGGGCGGGCTGAATTCGCGGCCCCTTTCCAACGGGGCACCGGGCCGCGAGGAGGGCACGGGGGGCGGCGTGGCCTCCGCCTCGCCCTCCTTCAGCACCCGCCGCAACTCCGCGACCTGCTCCGCCGGGCTCCAATCCGAAAGGCCCGGCCGCCAGACGTAGGTGTCCGTGCCGATCACCCCGTCCCGGCTCAGCTCCTCCATCTGCTCGAGCGTCAACGGACCAAGCTGGCCGTAATGCCCGACGTAGAACCACTCTGTCCCGCTGTGTTCCGCCATCACCTGCGCCACGTATTGGCTTGACACTGCATTCTAGCCAAGCGTTGCAAGAGCCTCGGGACGCGACCCCCCGGAGCGCGGGCGCCCCCGCCCGCAACCCGGTCGGCGGACGTCCCGTCCG carries:
- a CDS encoding DUF4339 domain-containing protein; this encodes MSSQYVAQVMAEHSGTEWFYVGHYGQLGPLTLEQMEELSRDGVIGTDTYVWRPGLSDWSPAEQVAELRRVLKEGEAEATPPPVPSSRPGAPLERGREFSPPTLPVPPSPARFEYTAFRTQKDWLASPGAVPKSDKSRVVAGLLNLIPGIGRFYLGYAAHGSLQLFASMCGVGLLWSWLDGIFILAGGVKYDGYGRLLDD